In a single window of the Acidobacteriota bacterium genome:
- the coxB gene encoding cytochrome c oxidase subunit II produces MQNSSWIPFFPEQASTFAWQVDLLYFYLIAVSVAFAIPIVAAIFFFIVKYREVEKFATPEEIHGSMVLETVWSIIPFIISMTIFIGGAIVYFNQYTMPNDAMEIYVVGKQWMWKAQHGTGQREINELHVPVGRKIKLTMTTEDVLHDFSIPAFRTKADVVPGRYTYLWFEATKPGRYHLYCAEYCGLNHSGMVGWINVMEQRDFDNWLAGNTSSQTPVEMGKDLFENKLGCASCHAGGANQRGAKLEGIFGKEVKFVGGGSTIVNDDYLRNSILNPASQVVEGFQPIMPTFKGQVTEEQLNALVAYIKSLTPNAATTTGAPAAPAPMGN; encoded by the coding sequence ATGCAAAACTCTTCGTGGATCCCATTTTTTCCTGAACAGGCCTCGACCTTCGCGTGGCAGGTGGATCTGCTCTATTTTTATCTCATCGCGGTGAGTGTGGCGTTTGCCATTCCGATCGTTGCGGCAATCTTTTTCTTCATCGTCAAATACCGCGAGGTCGAAAAATTTGCGACGCCCGAAGAGATCCACGGTTCGATGGTGCTTGAGACGGTGTGGTCCATTATCCCGTTCATCATTTCGATGACGATATTCATCGGCGGAGCCATCGTCTACTTCAATCAATATACGATGCCGAACGACGCTATGGAGATCTATGTCGTCGGCAAGCAATGGATGTGGAAGGCACAGCACGGCACGGGCCAGCGGGAAATAAATGAACTGCACGTTCCTGTGGGACGAAAGATAAAGCTGACGATGACCACCGAGGACGTTCTCCACGATTTCTCGATACCCGCGTTCAGGACCAAGGCCGACGTAGTTCCGGGCCGATATACCTACCTCTGGTTCGAGGCGACAAAACCGGGACGCTATCACCTGTACTGTGCCGAATATTGCGGCCTGAACCACTCGGGAATGGTCGGCTGGATCAATGTGATGGAGCAGCGTGATTTCGACAACTGGCTTGCGGGAAATACCTCATCTCAGACACCTGTTGAGATGGGCAAGGACCTGTTTGAGAACAAGCTGGGTTGTGCCTCGTGTCATGCGGGCGGAGCAAACCAACGCGGTGCAAAGCTCGAAGGCATCTTTGGTAAAGAGGTCAAATTCGTAGGCGGCGGATCGACCATAGTTAACGACGATTATTTGAGGAATTCTATTCTTAATCCCGCGTCGCAGGTAGTAGAAGGGTTTCAGCCGATCATGCCGACGTTCAAAGGACAGGTCACCGAAGAACAGCTGAATGCATTGGTGGCGTACATCAAGTCCCTGACACCGAATGCGGCGACGACAACCGGGGCACCGGCGGCACCGGCTCCGATGGGAAATTAA
- a CDS encoding ABC transporter ATP-binding protein, with amino-acid sequence METHILKTTDLRKSYKIGKIEVPALRGIDLEVDRGEFVAIMGPSGCGKSTLLHLLGGLLSPTSGNIIIDGEDLAMVSDARRTDIRRRKIGFVFQRFNLFPTLSAEGNLKLAEKIHLGKKAPDAEKRREILRLLKLEDKMHHKPLELSGGEQQRVALARAIVNGPAIILADEPTGNLDTENSEIVLNMFRQLNERFDQTIVMITHNPEAAAVCSRTIQMRDGHVVN; translated from the coding sequence ATGGAGACCCATATCCTTAAAACGACAGACCTGCGTAAATCCTACAAGATAGGAAAGATCGAGGTGCCTGCACTTCGCGGGATCGATCTTGAGGTCGATCGCGGCGAATTCGTCGCGATAATGGGGCCTTCCGGTTGCGGCAAATCGACGCTGCTGCATCTTCTCGGCGGTCTGCTGAGCCCGACGAGCGGCAATATAATAATCGACGGCGAAGACCTTGCAATGGTTTCCGATGCACGCCGCACCGATATTCGCCGGCGAAAGATCGGTTTCGTTTTCCAGCGGTTCAATCTTTTCCCGACTCTGTCGGCAGAAGGGAACCTGAAGCTTGCTGAAAAGATACATCTCGGCAAGAAGGCGCCGGACGCGGAAAAACGCCGCGAGATATTGCGTCTGTTGAAACTTGAGGACAAAATGCACCATAAGCCGCTTGAGTTGTCGGGCGGTGAACAGCAGCGGGTTGCTTTGGCCCGAGCGATCGTCAACGGCCCTGCCATTATTTTGGCGGATGAGCCTACAGGAAATCTTGATACCGAGAATTCCGAGATCGTGCTGAATATGTTCCGTCAGCTGAACGAGCGGTTCGATCAGACGATCGTGATGATCACGCATAACCCTGAGGCCGCTGCCGTATGTTCCCGGACCATTCAGATGCGCGACGGTCACGTGGTGAATTGA
- a CDS encoding SCO family protein produces MRRSRTLSFVLTVMTAISIAAPLTLAQKNEHYNSPLYSPRVYDPNVDSTTGLPGPLKEIGIEQKLNEQLPLDIEMKDEDGKIVRLGDYFNKGRPVLIAFVYYECPMLCSQVLNGLTGSLKGMSFDAGKEFDVVAISFDAAEFDKPELAKAKKAAYMERYGRPGTEAGWHFLTGSEESIKAVTSAAGFSFKWDEKSQQFAHAAAIIVATPEGKLSRYLFGIDYSPKDLKFGIMESADSKIGNVAEKLMLYCYHYDPSTGKYGLAVMNVMRLGGIATLLGLGAMLFVFWRRGKKKEGEANLA; encoded by the coding sequence ATGAGGCGATCAAGGACATTGTCGTTCGTACTGACCGTTATGACGGCGATCTCGATCGCCGCGCCGCTGACGCTCGCTCAAAAGAACGAACATTACAACTCGCCGCTATATTCGCCGCGTGTCTATGATCCGAATGTCGATTCTACGACCGGGTTGCCCGGCCCCTTGAAAGAGATCGGCATTGAGCAAAAGCTGAATGAACAGCTTCCACTTGATATAGAAATGAAGGATGAGGACGGTAAGATCGTCCGTCTAGGCGACTATTTCAATAAAGGCCGCCCCGTGTTGATCGCTTTCGTTTATTACGAATGCCCGATGCTCTGCAGCCAGGTCCTGAACGGCCTGACAGGCTCTTTGAAAGGCATGTCGTTCGACGCAGGCAAGGAATTCGACGTTGTCGCCATTAGCTTTGACGCCGCCGAGTTCGACAAGCCGGAACTTGCTAAGGCGAAAAAGGCCGCCTACATGGAACGTTACGGCAGGCCGGGAACTGAGGCCGGCTGGCATTTCCTTACCGGCAGCGAGGAATCGATAAAAGCCGTCACGTCAGCGGCAGGTTTCAGTTTTAAATGGGACGAAAAGAGCCAGCAGTTCGCACACGCTGCGGCCATTATCGTCGCCACGCCCGAGGGCAAGCTGTCACGCTATCTATTCGGCATTGACTATTCACCCAAAGACCTTAAATTCGGCATCATGGAATCCGCCGACAGCAAGATAGGGAACGTGGCCGAGAAACTGATGCTTTATTGCTATCACTACGATCCGTCAACCGGAAAATACGGCCTGGCGGTCATGAACGTGATGCGGCTCGGCGGCATCGCGACATTGTTGGGTCTTGGCGCAATGTTATTCGTATTTTGGAGACGTGGAAAGAAAAAGGAGGGCGAAGCGAACCTCGCCTGA
- a CDS encoding outer membrane lipoprotein carrier protein LolA, which produces MRLLNGHKIASIASLVIFTAVFAAEANGQSILGEILRRLDTHNKSLQSLRAEVTMVKHNPQLNVSDTTSGTTSYLPKTAKRGMYVRIDWTKPVEEQISVIGDDYELYRPRLNQVIVGKVQKAKNNASVGGALAFMSMTRDQLRANYDVRYIGEEQIRGGTPTWRLELTPKTETSYKMAELWVDGDGMPRQAKIVEHNNDSTTVLLTGIQKNLTLKGDIFKLKYPANVKKIKA; this is translated from the coding sequence ATGAGGCTACTTAATGGCCATAAGATCGCAAGTATTGCGTCACTTGTAATTTTCACCGCGGTTTTTGCGGCGGAAGCGAACGGACAAAGCATTTTGGGAGAGATTTTGCGAAGGCTGGACACGCACAACAAGTCTCTGCAGTCGCTGCGTGCGGAAGTGACGATGGTCAAACATAATCCGCAGTTGAACGTTTCGGACACCACATCGGGAACGACGAGCTATTTGCCGAAAACAGCCAAGCGTGGAATGTACGTCCGCATCGACTGGACAAAGCCGGTCGAGGAGCAGATATCGGTCATCGGTGACGATTATGAGCTTTATCGGCCGCGTCTGAATCAGGTGATCGTCGGCAAGGTCCAAAAGGCAAAGAACAACGCTTCGGTCGGCGGTGCCTTGGCGTTCATGAGCATGACGCGGGACCAACTGCGTGCGAACTACGATGTTCGTTACATCGGTGAGGAGCAGATCCGCGGCGGCACGCCGACATGGCGTCTGGAACTGACGCCCAAGACGGAAACCAGCTATAAAATGGCTGAACTTTGGGTTGACGGTGACGGAATGCCTCGTCAGGCAAAGATCGTGGAACACAACAACGATTCGACGACGGTGCTTTTGACGGGTATTCAAAAGAACCTCACTCTAAAAGGCGACATCTTTAAGCTGAAGTATCCGGCGAACGTGAAAAAGATCAAGGCGTAG
- a CDS encoding cytochrome c oxidase subunit 3, with protein sequence MALAVYYAQKGNRNLQVIMIVLTMVFGSVFLGVKVIEYTDKYNSGLVPVTGWNKKTTEADLKGEAGKKEKAFAIPLIETRTEAAAADPAHAKKPNPKGEFQWNYGAALVDYGLNKEKTTGKQFLTDAEKVGYFSNGVFDPDKYRDKIRLFYFIYFVMTALHALHMIVGLGLMAWLLWKAWIGTFSAEYFAPVEMSGLYWHFVDIVWIFLFPLLYLLGRHFIH encoded by the coding sequence ATGGCTCTGGCGGTCTATTATGCTCAAAAAGGCAACCGCAACCTCCAGGTGATCATGATCGTGCTTACGATGGTCTTTGGCTCCGTCTTTCTCGGCGTCAAGGTCATCGAATACACGGACAAATACAACAGCGGCCTCGTCCCTGTGACCGGTTGGAACAAAAAGACCACCGAGGCCGATCTTAAGGGCGAGGCGGGCAAAAAGGAAAAGGCGTTCGCGATTCCGTTAATCGAGACCCGCACCGAAGCGGCCGCAGCCGATCCGGCTCATGCTAAAAAGCCGAATCCCAAGGGCGAGTTTCAGTGGAATTACGGAGCTGCATTGGTCGATTACGGCCTGAATAAGGAAAAGACCACAGGAAAGCAGTTCCTTACTGACGCCGAAAAGGTCGGCTATTTTTCAAACGGCGTGTTTGATCCTGACAAATATCGGGACAAGATCCGATTGTTCTATTTCATATATTTTGTCATGACCGCCCTTCACGCTCTGCACATGATCGTCGGGCTCGGTCTGATGGCATGGTTGCTGTGGAAGGCATGGATAGGCACTTTCTCTGCGGAATATTTTGCTCCGGTCGAGATGTCGGGCCTCTACTGGCACTTTGTCGACATTGTCTGGATCTTCCTGTTCCCGCTGCTTTATCTGCTGGGACGGCACTTTATTCACTAA
- a CDS encoding radical SAM protein: MPQASALSRFTRGVRHTVRAFASTKHPVLVHIVPMRRCNLSCTYCNEYDKTSDPVPIDTMLERIDKLAEFRTSVITISGGEPMMHPEIYDIIARIRHHGMIAGLISNGYYFQVDKIKKLNEAGLDYLQISIDNVTPDDVSKKSLKVLDAKLVNLSEHAKFKVNINSVVGGGVANPEEALQIANRARELGFSSTVGVIHDGDGLLKGLTPREKEVYKEIKAKGARSYARWNWFQDALVDGGEYEWRCRAGARYLYVDEAGIVSWCSQQRGTPGIPLLEYTHEDMRREYITEKWCAPNCTIQCVHQVGHLDAWRDPQISLAEYNKRNGGGIKKETVSQILNAE, encoded by the coding sequence ATGCCACAGGCAAGTGCGTTGAGCAGATTCACACGAGGCGTCCGCCATACAGTGCGGGCTTTTGCCTCGACCAAGCATCCCGTTTTGGTGCATATAGTGCCAATGCGGCGGTGCAATCTTTCATGCACTTACTGCAATGAATACGACAAGACGAGCGATCCGGTGCCTATCGATACGATGCTCGAGCGCATCGACAAGCTCGCGGAGTTTCGCACGTCGGTGATAACGATCTCGGGCGGCGAACCGATGATGCATCCCGAAATTTACGACATCATTGCCCGCATTCGACATCACGGCATGATCGCGGGGCTCATCTCCAACGGCTACTACTTTCAGGTCGATAAGATCAAGAAACTGAATGAGGCAGGGCTCGACTATCTTCAGATATCTATCGACAACGTTACGCCTGATGACGTCTCAAAGAAGAGCCTAAAGGTCCTCGATGCCAAACTTGTCAACCTGAGCGAACACGCGAAATTCAAGGTGAACATCAATTCCGTGGTCGGCGGCGGCGTCGCTAATCCGGAAGAGGCTCTCCAGATTGCAAACCGCGCAAGAGAACTTGGATTTTCGTCAACGGTCGGCGTGATCCACGACGGTGACGGATTGCTGAAGGGCCTGACGCCGCGTGAGAAGGAAGTTTACAAAGAGATCAAGGCAAAGGGTGCTCGTTCATACGCACGCTGGAATTGGTTTCAGGATGCCCTTGTTGACGGCGGAGAATATGAATGGCGCTGCCGTGCAGGTGCCCGATATCTTTATGTGGATGAGGCCGGGATCGTTAGCTGGTGCTCTCAGCAGCGAGGCACGCCGGGAATTCCGTTGCTGGAATACACTCACGAAGACATGCGGCGTGAGTACATAACAGAAAAATGGTGTGCCCCCAATTGCACCATTCAGTGCGTTCATCAGGTCGGTCATCTCGACGCGTGGCGCGACCCGCAAATTTCGCTCGCGGAATACAACAAACGGAACGGCGGCGGCATCAAGAAGGAAACGGTCTCGCAAATACTTAACGCCGAATGA
- a CDS encoding cytochrome C oxidase subunit IV family protein has translation MSHDHTEGAHIGIPGYLGVFAILVVGTILTYYVATFDLDFIFAGANTLVALLIAFTKMAFVMLYFMHVRWSGRLIWLSAVASFFWLAIMFAYTMQDYLTRGQGVFSY, from the coding sequence ATGTCACACGATCACACAGAAGGGGCACACATCGGAATTCCGGGGTATTTGGGGGTCTTTGCGATCTTGGTCGTCGGCACGATACTGACGTATTATGTCGCAACGTTTGACCTCGATTTCATATTCGCCGGAGCAAATACGCTGGTCGCACTGCTCATCGCATTCACGAAAATGGCGTTCGTCATGCTCTATTTCATGCATGTACGCTGGAGCGGCCGCCTCATTTGGCTTTCGGCTGTCGCAAGCTTCTTTTGGCTGGCGATAATGTTCGCATATACGATGCAGGATTACCTCACGCGCGGTCAGGGCGTTTTTTCGTACTGA
- the ctaD gene encoding cytochrome c oxidase subunit I, whose product MQTQDAISAGYGGDKPSYLTNGSTLKSWLLTKDHKRIAIMYLISVSVFFFMGGIYAAFIRLELLTPASDLLQTATYNKVFTQHGILMIFFFLIPAIPAILGNFLLPLMIGAKDLALPRINLLSLYIYWVGGILTLYALMQGGVDTGWTFYTPYSTTFSNSFVMAVGLGIFINGFSSILTGLNFIVTIHTMRAPGMTWFRLPLFVWAHYATSLVMILGTPVVAITVLLLAIERVTRVGIFDPAIGGDPILFQHLFWFYSHPAVYIMILPGMGVISEVISNFSRKKIFGYEFIAFSSIAIAVFGFLVWGHHMFVSGQSIYAGLVFSFLTMVVAVPSAIKVFNWTATMYKGSISYDTPMLYAIGFLGLFLVGGLTGLFLGSVGLTVHLTDTYFVVAHFHYVMVGGQVIAYLAGIHYWWPKMTGRMYSEFWGKISAMLVFVGFNLTFFPQFILGYQGMPRRYAAYPEELQVLNIFSTAGASVLGIGLMMPVVYLTHSLVAGKRAGDNPWMLPGLEWRTASPPPTENFEEMPVVTWEAYEFGEENGLDIESARKASGPSVPVQA is encoded by the coding sequence ATGCAAACGCAAGATGCAATATCAGCAGGTTACGGCGGTGATAAGCCGAGCTATTTGACCAACGGTTCCACTCTGAAATCGTGGCTGCTGACAAAAGACCACAAGCGTATCGCGATCATGTATTTGATCTCGGTATCAGTGTTCTTTTTCATGGGCGGTATTTACGCCGCGTTCATTCGTCTGGAGCTCCTGACGCCCGCAAGCGACCTTCTCCAGACGGCGACGTACAACAAGGTCTTCACGCAGCACGGCATTCTGATGATCTTCTTCTTCCTGATCCCGGCCATACCCGCGATCTTGGGGAATTTCCTGCTGCCGCTGATGATCGGCGCCAAAGACCTCGCTCTGCCCCGCATCAATTTGCTGAGCCTTTATATTTATTGGGTAGGCGGCATCTTGACGCTTTACGCATTAATGCAGGGCGGCGTGGATACCGGCTGGACGTTCTACACGCCGTACAGTACGACGTTCTCGAATTCGTTCGTGATGGCGGTCGGGCTGGGCATCTTCATCAATGGATTTTCGTCGATTTTGACAGGCCTCAATTTTATCGTCACGATCCACACGATGCGTGCTCCCGGAATGACATGGTTCCGTCTGCCGCTGTTCGTTTGGGCACATTACGCGACGAGCCTGGTAATGATCCTCGGAACGCCCGTTGTTGCGATCACCGTGCTTTTGCTCGCCATCGAACGCGTGACCCGCGTCGGTATTTTCGACCCGGCGATAGGCGGCGATCCCATTCTTTTCCAGCACCTTTTCTGGTTCTATTCGCATCCGGCGGTTTACATCATGATCCTGCCGGGCATGGGCGTTATCAGCGAGGTGATCTCTAACTTCTCGCGAAAGAAGATCTTCGGATACGAATTCATCGCGTTCTCGTCCATCGCCATCGCGGTCTTCGGTTTCCTCGTTTGGGGACACCACATGTTCGTCAGCGGCCAGTCGATCTATGCAGGGCTTGTTTTCTCGTTCCTGACGATGGTCGTTGCTGTCCCGTCCGCTATCAAGGTCTTTAACTGGACCGCGACGATGTACAAAGGCTCGATCTCATACGACACGCCGATGCTTTATGCCATCGGCTTCCTGGGCCTGTTCCTTGTCGGCGGACTCACCGGTCTGTTCCTCGGTTCGGTCGGCCTGACGGTCCACCTTACGGATACATATTTCGTCGTCGCTCACTTCCATTACGTGATGGTGGGCGGACAGGTCATCGCGTATCTCGCCGGCATCCACTATTGGTGGCCGAAGATGACGGGCCGCATGTATTCGGAATTTTGGGGCAAGATCTCCGCGATGCTGGTTTTCGTCGGGTTCAACCTCACGTTCTTCCCGCAGTTCATACTCGGGTATCAGGGTATGCCTCGGCGTTACGCGGCATATCCCGAAGAGCTTCAGGTGTTGAACATCTTCTCGACAGCGGGAGCATCGGTTCTCGGCATCGGCTTGATGATGCCTGTTGTATATCTGACCCATTCGCTTGTGGCCGGAAAGAGGGCCGGGGACAATCCTTGGATGCTGCCGGGCCTCGAGTGGAGAACTGCATCCCCGCCGCCGACGGAAAATTTTGAAGAAATGCCCGTCGTCACATGGGAAGCATACGAATTCGGTGAGGAGAACGGCCTCGATATAGAAAGTGCGAGAAAGGCAAGCGGGCCCTCTGTTCCCGTTCAGGCGTAA